The following are encoded together in the Platichthys flesus chromosome 9, fPlaFle2.1, whole genome shotgun sequence genome:
- the aqp12 gene encoding aquaporin 12: MSGLNASLGYFVALVIFAASVRTLLKKWSQLSFVLEFASSFMLVGCWLEVQTIVEVGQWAGGLGPDVTVTMLFLVLLTHGVVCGGASGNPNQVVLRFLQLEASILPTLLSVVSQFLGAHLAIHIAVYYWSLELTDMHMIKNLMASSCSTSLLVSLLQGFFTECVCACIFHLVHLNLRRRSALIRVPLIAVLLTFLSHTASVFTSAYINPSLSYGLTFHCPGFTLTEYMVVYWLGPLTGMILGLLLYMGHIPRIFAKNLFYSKKTNFRAPKGDKKKM, from the exons ATGTCTGGACTGAACGCATCTCTCGGATACTTTGTGGCTTTGGTGATTTTTGCAGCGTCAGTACGGACTCTTCTCAAAAAATGGTCTCAGTTGAGCTTCGTTCTGGAGTTTGCCTCCTCTTTCATGCTGGTGGGTTGCTGGCTAGAGGTGCAGACCATAGTAGAGGTGGGTCAGTGGGCTGGGGGCTTGGGTCCTGATGTGACCGTGACAATGCTGTTTTTGGTGCTGCTGACCCACGGTGTGGTCTGTGGTGGAGCATCAGGGAATCCTAACCAGGTTGTGCTGAGGTTCCTGCAGCTGGAGGCCTCCATTCTTCCCACTCTGCTGTCAGTCGTGTCCCAGTTCCTCGGGGCACATTTAGCCATCCATATTGCTGTGTACTACTGGAGCCTGGAGCTGACTGACATGCACATGATCAAAAACCTGATGGCCTCGTCATGCAGCACATCCCTGCTGGTCTCTTTGCTTCAGGGTTTCTtcacagagtgtgtttgtgcttgtatCTTTCACCTGGTCCATCTAAACCTGCGACGCAGATCTGCCTTGATCCGGGTCCCTCTGATTGCTGTCCTCCTCACATTCCTGTCCCATACAG CCAGCGTCTTCACCTCAGCTTATATAAACCCATCTTTGTCTTACGGCCTCACCTTCCACTGCCCTGGATTTACCCTCACAGAGTACATGGTGGTCTACTGGCTGGGCCCGCTGACAG GCATGATCCTGGGTCTGCTCTTGTACATGGGACATATTCCAAGGATTTTTGCCAAGAACCTTTTCTACTCCAAGAAGACTAATTTCAGAGCACCCAAAGGAGACAAgaagaaaatgtga
- the rpp21 gene encoding ribonuclease P protein subunit p21 isoform X2: MAHQLKDREAYQRLNYLHQAAHCVLSQNPENVELARFYSFTQRTIARRLVLRQDPSVKRTICKKCFSLLIPGVTATTRQQRKKRKTRFTVVTCLSCGQSKKFLNNPDYCLWVDNPKAQMDQQKPPDSGHSAQHQTKKDKKADGSQASKSSATQSKDGT, translated from the exons ATGGCACATCAGCTAAAAGACAGAGAAGCCTACCAGAGACTGAACTATCTGCACCAG GCCGCTCACTGTGTTTTATCTCAAAACCCAGAGAATGTGGAGCTGGCTCGTTTCTACAGCTTCACCCAGAGAACCATAGCGAGACGTCTGGTTCTCAGACA AGATCCATCGGTGAAGAGGACAATTTGCAAAAAGTGCTTCTCTTTACTTATCCCTGGTGTAACCGCTACAACAAGACAACAAA GGAAAAAACGCAAGACTCGCTTCACCGTGGTGACGTGTCTCAGCTGTGGCCAGAGCAAGAAGTTTCTGAATAATCCTGATTATTGTTTATGGGTGGATAACCCCAAGGCTCAGATGGATCAACAAAAACCACCAG ATTCAGGCCATTCTGCTCAACAtcagacaaaaaaagacaaaaaagctGATGGGTCACAGGCCTCTAAATCCAGCGCCACTCAGAGTAAAGACGGCACATAA
- the rpp21 gene encoding ribonuclease P protein subunit p21 isoform X1 → MAHQLKDREAYQRLNYLHQAAHCVLSQNPENVELARFYSFTQRTIARRLVLRQDPSVKRTICKKCFSLLIPGVTATTRQQRKKRKTRFTVVTCLSCGQSKKFLNNPDYCLWVDNPKAQMDQQKPPGDELQMNTTYITSLSLCKLASQSFEIRMKPQTPTFELPLMELILFPMCCTWYGMFSFYSLFVHRFRPFCSTSDKKRQKS, encoded by the exons ATGGCACATCAGCTAAAAGACAGAGAAGCCTACCAGAGACTGAACTATCTGCACCAG GCCGCTCACTGTGTTTTATCTCAAAACCCAGAGAATGTGGAGCTGGCTCGTTTCTACAGCTTCACCCAGAGAACCATAGCGAGACGTCTGGTTCTCAGACA AGATCCATCGGTGAAGAGGACAATTTGCAAAAAGTGCTTCTCTTTACTTATCCCTGGTGTAACCGCTACAACAAGACAACAAA GGAAAAAACGCAAGACTCGCTTCACCGTGGTGACGTGTCTCAGCTGTGGCCAGAGCAAGAAGTTTCTGAATAATCCTGATTATTGTTTATGGGTGGATAACCCCAAGGCTCAGATGGATCAACAAAAACCACCAGGTGATGAACTTCAAATGAACACTACATACATTACATCACTATCACTGTGTAAATTGGCTTCACAATCATTTGAAATTAGAATGAAGCCACAAACTCCTACTTTTGAACTTCCACTCATGGAATTAATACTTTTTCCAATGTGTTGCACTTGGTAcggaatgttttctttttattccctcTTTGTCCACAGATTCAGGCCATTCTGCTCAACAtcagacaaaaaaagacaaaaaagctGA
- the pak2b gene encoding serine/threonine-protein kinase PAK 2b translates to MCDNGDPEDKPPAPPVRMSSTIFSTSSGKDSLSANHSSKPLPSVPEERKPRNKIISIFSGAEKGARKKDKDKERPEISPPSDFEHTIHVGFDAVTGEFTGMPEQWARLLQTSNITKSEQKKNPQAVLDVLKFYDSTGNGRQKYLSFSSSEKDTFTTGPPSPVKKGSEPSSPNIKDIDDDDDDETPPPVVAPRPEYTKSVYTRSVIDPIPAPSTCPDGDSASKAADRQKKKNKMSDEEIMDKLRTIVSIGDPKKKYTRYEKIGQGASGTVFTAIDVATGQEVAIKQINLQKQPKKELIINEILVMKEMKNPNIVNFVDSFLLGEELFVVMEYLAGGSLTDVVTETCMDEAQIAAVCRECLQALEFLHANQVIHRDIKSDNVLLGMDGSVKLTDFGFCAQITPEQSKRSTMVGTPYWMAPEVVTRKAYGPKVDIWSLGIMAIEMVEGEPPYLNENPLRALYLIATNGTPELQNPEKLSPVFRDFLNRCLEMDVEKRGGGKELLQHPFLKLAKPLSSLTPLILAAKEAMKGNH, encoded by the exons ATGTGTGATAACGGAGACCCTGAGGATAAACCTCCAGCCCCTCCAGTCAGAATGAGCAGCACCATCTTCAGCACCAGCTCTGGCAAAGACTCCCTTTCAGCAAACCACAGCTCTAAACCACTGCCTTCTGTGCCTGAAGAAAGGAAACCTCGTAACAAGATCATCTCAATCTTCTCTGGGGCTGAAAAGG GTGCccgaaagaaagacaaagataaagAGCGACCAGAGATCTCACCCCCTTCAGATTTTGAACACACCATACACGTTGGGTTTGATGCTGTCACAGGGGAGTTCACT GGTATGCCAGAGCAATGGGCTCGATTACTCCAGACCTCAAACATCACCAAGtcagagcagaagaaaaaccCTCAGGCTGTGCTAGACGTTCTTAAGTTCTATGACTCCACGGGCAACGGTCGCCAGAAGTACCTCAGCTTCTCATCCTCTG AAAAAGACACATTCACCACAGGACCGCCGTCT CCTGTTAAAAAAGGCAGTGAACCTTCATCTCCAAATATCAAAGacattgatgatgatgacgatgatgaaactcctcctcctgttgtggCACCACGACCAGAATACACCAAGAGT GTGTATACTCGCTCTGTCATTGACCCAATCCCTGCACCAAGCACTTGTCCGGATGGAGATTCTGCCTCCaaggcagcagacagacagaagaagaagaacaagatgTCTGATGAGGAGATAATGGACAAACTGA GAACCATCGTCAGCATTGGAGATCCCAAGAAGAAGTATACCAGATATGAAAAAATTGGGCAGGG GGCGTCAGGAACAGTATTCACAGCAATTGATGTTGCCACAGGACAGGAG GTTGCCATTAAACAGATTAACCTACAAAAGCAGCCGAAGAAGGAGCTAATCATCAATGAGATTCTAgtgatgaaggagatgaagaaccCCAACATCGTCAACTTTGTAGACAG TTTCCTTCTGGGGGAGGAGCTGTTTGTGGTGATGGAGTACCTGGCTGGTGGTTCGCTGACAGATGTGGTTACAGAGACCTGTATGGACGAGGCCCAGATAGCAGCAGTCTGTCGAGAG TGTTTACAAGCATTGGAATTCCTACATGCGAACCAAGTCATCCACAGAGACATCAAAAGTGACAATGTGTTACTTGGCATGGACGGCTCCGTCAAATTAA CCGATTTCGGCTTCTGTGCCCAGATCACTCCCGAGCAGAGCAAACGCAGCACCATGGTTGGGACGCCTTACTGGATGGCTCCTGAGGTGGTGACCCGGAAGGCTTATGGGCCTAAAGTAGACATTTGGTCACTGGGTATTATGGCCATTGAGATGGTCGAAGGAGAGCCTCCCTACCTGAATGAGAACCCACTTCGA GCGTTATACCTGATCGCCACGAACGGCACACCCGAGCTTCAGAATCCCGAGAAGCTGTCACCAGTTTTCAGAGATTTCCTCAACCGGTGCCTGGAAATGGATGtcgagaaaagaggaggaggcaaagagctgctgcag CATCCGTTCCTGAAGCTGGCGAAGCCTCTGTCCAGCCTCACGCCTCTCATCCTGGCAGCCAAGGAGGCCATGAAGGGCAATCATTAG
- the cep19 gene encoding centrosomal protein of 19 kDa isoform X2, translating into MATGKRNYRPSPAAAYSVCTEGFKGLVTNYSLAAERLKNNPRHRDYLEAVSQSQLEKLHIILRDHMQGHSLEHSLASFQLDPDQDLNKLDDEELARKKGQMDELFEKNRRRKDDADFVYDLEVEFSKSTREKCSWDDESDNEF; encoded by the exons ATGGCGACGGGGAAGCGGAACTACCGACCCAGCCCTGCCGCAGCCTATTCCGTCTGTACTGAGGGTTTCAAAGGATTGGTGACTA ACTACAGCCTGGCTGCTGAGAGGCTGAAAAACAACCCTCGGCACAGGGACTACTTGGAGGCTGTGTCTCAGAGCCAGCTCGAGAAGCTTCACATCATCCTGCGAGATCACATGCAGGGCCACAGCCTGGAGCACAGCCTCGCCTCGTTCCAGCTGGACCCCGACCAAGACCTGAACAAACTGGACGACGAGGAGCTAGCTCGCAAGAAGGGCCAAATGGACGAACTGTTTGAGAAAAACCGAAGGCGCAAAGATGATGCTGACTTTGTCTATGACCTGGAAGTGGAGTTCAGCAAGTCCACCCGAGAAAAGTGCAGCTGGGATGACGAGTCTGATAATGAATTTTAA
- the pigx gene encoding phosphatidylinositol-glycan biosynthesis class X protein, producing the protein MYLILLSVLTWLATCQCSIEQDTKDCHLLKLGLESTSVSVELSKQGFHREVITTVEFSPALLSSVRVLLVHRWPQGVFIDPYQLASLRDQRDWQILLDSAIDLEVPAEKTSGFVSYVFPTPDDPTPSLLKVTIPIHGRYHEASSVGKTFTSVDIQPPELLLRDEKCLKLDNLELYTVVEAPCTVDNSSTCSWFKIQQHQRGPMSLQIPVGDRSLVMPVCGGTLLVTMICCVVLSRYMWNHQIMQ; encoded by the exons ATGTATTTGATATTGCTCTCTGTGTTGACCTGGTTAGCGACGTGTCAATGTTCTATCGAACAGG ACACGAAGGATTGTCATCTTTTGAAGCTTGGGCTTGAATCCACATCAGTGTCAGTGGAGCTTAGTAAACAGGGTTTCCACAG GGAGGTAATAACCACTGTTGAGTTCAGCCCTGCCCTGCTCAGTAGTGTCAGGGTTTTGCTTGTTCATCGATGGCCTCAAGGTGTCTTCATCGATCCGTACCAGCTCGCATCCCTGAGAGATCAAAGGGATTGGCAG ATATTGCTCGATTCAGCCATTGACCTCGAGGTGCCTGCTGAAAAGACTTCAGGGTTTGTCAGCTATGTATTTCCAACACCTGATGATCCAACTCCCAGTCTGCTAAAAGTAACGATTCCAATACATGGCCGCTACCATGAGGCGTCTTCAGTTGGGAAAACATTTACATCGGTCGACATCCAacctcctgagctgctgctACGGGATGAAAAAT gtTTGAAGCTTGACAACTTGGAGCTTTACACCGTTGTGGAGGCCCCCTGCACTGTAGACAACTCAAGCACTTGCTCATGGTTTAAAATCCAGCAGCATCAG CGTGGCCCCATGAGTTTACAGATCCCAGTAGGTGACCGGTCCCTGGTGATGCCTGTGTGCGGTGGAACTCTTCTGGTCACAATGATCTGCTGTGTGGTTCTGTCCAGATACATGTGGAATCATCAAATTATGCAGTGA
- the cep19 gene encoding centrosomal protein of 19 kDa isoform X1 — translation MLYEAKRCGVKFSPASVVLIYQHTETKKIRKRIIPLRNFSKYSDYSLAAERLKNNPRHRDYLEAVSQSQLEKLHIILRDHMQGHSLEHSLASFQLDPDQDLNKLDDEELARKKGQMDELFEKNRRRKDDADFVYDLEVEFSKSTREKCSWDDESDNEF, via the exons ATGCTTTACGAGGCAAAGCGATGTGGAGTGAAGTTCTCTCCAGCCTCCGTAGTTTTAATTTATCAACACACGGAAACCAAAAAGATACGAAAGAGAATAATACCTTTACGGAACTTCTCAAAGTATTCAG ACTACAGCCTGGCTGCTGAGAGGCTGAAAAACAACCCTCGGCACAGGGACTACTTGGAGGCTGTGTCTCAGAGCCAGCTCGAGAAGCTTCACATCATCCTGCGAGATCACATGCAGGGCCACAGCCTGGAGCACAGCCTCGCCTCGTTCCAGCTGGACCCCGACCAAGACCTGAACAAACTGGACGACGAGGAGCTAGCTCGCAAGAAGGGCCAAATGGACGAACTGTTTGAGAAAAACCGAAGGCGCAAAGATGATGCTGACTTTGTCTATGACCTGGAAGTGGAGTTCAGCAAGTCCACCCGAGAAAAGTGCAGCTGGGATGACGAGTCTGATAATGAATTTTAA
- the ing5a gene encoding inhibitor of growth protein 5a: MATAIYLEHYLDSIENLPCELQRNFTLMRDLDNRTEEKKGEIDKLAQEYIVNVKNLASQQRVEHLQKIQNAYSKCKEFSDDKVQLAMQTYEMVDKHICRLDADLARFENELKEKLEVSGYESAEGRALKKGDSKGLREKRGSRGRGRKISDEDSPKKKKMKNSPDLSDALLPMQPSDVLDMPVDPNEPTYCLCHQVSYGEMIGCDNPDCPIEWFHFACVDLATKPKGKWFCPRCTQDKKKK; encoded by the exons ATGGCGACGGCGATATATCTGGAACATTATCTTGACA GTATTGAAAACTTACCATGTGAGCTACAGAGAAATTTTACTCTGATGCGGGACCTGGACAATAGGACAGAAG aaaagaaaggagagattGACAAACTGGCTCAAGAGTACATAGTGAATGTGAAGAACTTGGCATCACAGCAGAGAGTGGAACATCTGCAGAAGATCCAAAATGCCTACAGCAAGTGCAAAGAATTTAGTGATGACAAAGTCCAGCTCGCAATGCAGACATATGAAATG GTGGACAAACATATCTGCAGACTGGATGCCGATCTGGCACGGTTCGAGAACGAGCTAAAGGAGAAACTGGAAGTGAGCGGCTATGAAAGTGCAGAGGGAAGAGCACTGAAAA aAGGTGATTCCAAGGGACTAAGAGAGAAACGTGGATCCAGGGGAAGGGGAAGGAAAATATCTGATGAAGATTCTCccaagaagaaaaagatgaaaaacag CCCAGACTTGAGCGATGCTCTCCTGCCCATGCAGCCGTCAGATGTTTTGGACATGCCAGTCGATCCCAATGAGCCAACTTACTGCCTGTGCCATCAGGTGTCGTATGGGGAGATGATTGGATGCGATAACCCAGAT tgtccAATTGAGTGGTTTCACTTTGCTTGTGTGGATCTCGCCACAAAACCCAAAGGAAAATG GTTTTGTCCAAGATGCACCcaagacaagaagaaaaaatga
- the plekhb2 gene encoding pleckstrin homology domain-containing family B member 2 has protein sequence MAMVKSGWLHRQSTILRRWKRNWFDLWADGRLVFYNDQQRRDMEDDIHMRVDCINIRSSAACQELNPPEGKMRDALLQIVCRDGRVISLCADSADDALAWTMALQDARINAVLTSPQIGYAQEVMASAPPPYSEYAPPPQPYAPGPYGDYAAPPPHATQIVYSADGQPYAVAYPYQYQGGYAAPGGNHVIIRERQRDDGGDVALGMLAGAATGLALGSLFSVF, from the exons ATGGCTATGGTGAAGAGTGGCTGGCTCCATCGACAAA GTACCATACTGCGCCGGTGGAAGAGAAACTGGTTTGACTTGTGGGCTGATGGACGACTCGTCTTCTACAATGATCAACAACGCCGTGACATGGAGGATGATATTCACATGAGAGTGGACTGCATCAACATCCGCAGCTCTGCAGCATGTCAAG AGCTGAACCCACCGGAGGGGAAGATGCGTGATGCTCTGCTCCAAATAGTGTGCAGAGATGGACGGGTCATCAGCCTCTGTGCAGACAGTGCAGATGATGCTCT GGCATGGACCATGGCACTTCAGGATGCCAGAATTAATGCA gtGCTCACTTCTCCTCAGATCGGCTATGCACAGGAAGTAATGGCATCTGCTCCACCCCCCTACTCAGAATATGCACCCCCACCTCAG CCTTATGCTCCCGGCCCGTATGGAGACTacgctgcacctcctccacatGCGACCCAGATTGTATACTCTGCTGATGGGCAGCCCTACGCTGTTGCTTATCCTTATCAGTACCAAG GTGGGTATGCTGCTCCTGGAGGGAACCACGTCATTATTCGGGAACGCCAGCGTGACGACGGAGGAGATGTAGCTTTGGGCATGCTCGCTGGAGCGGCCACTGGTTTGGCACTCGGCTCTCTCTTCTCCGTCTTTTAG
- the LOC133960730 gene encoding vacuolar protein sorting-associated protein 4B-like: MAGGNLQKAIDLANKAAQEDKAKNYEEALRCYQNAIQYFLHVVKYEAQSERAKERIREKCLDYLDRAEQLKIHLKKLEKNPPAKPVKENQSDDKGIESDDGDNQEKNKFQNQLSGAIVMEKPNIKWDDVAGLEGAKEALTKAIILPIKFPHRFTGKRTPWRGILLFGPPGTGKTYLAKAVATEANNSTFFSISSSDLVSKWLGESEKLVKNLFSLAREHKPSIIFIDDIDSLCGSRSENESEAARRIKTEFLVQMQGVGNDNEGVLVLGATNIPWTLDSAIRRRFEKRIYIPLPEEHARSFMFKLHLGSTPNNLTEADFNTLGQKTEGYSGADISVIVRDALMQPVRKVQSATHFKKVQGSSWNSPDVVEQDLLTPCSPGDPNAIEIMWMDVPGEKLSMAVVCMADMLRSLTTIKPTVSEQDLDKMKKFTEDFGQEGCVRYDKNNASTAYYCFCL, encoded by the exons ATGGCAGGAGGCAACTTACAG AAAGCTATCGATCTGGCCAACAAAGCTGCACAGGAGGACAAAGCCAAGAACTACGAGGAAGCCCTCAGATGTTACCAGAATGCAATCCAGTACTTCCTCCATGTTGTCAAGT ATGAGGCTCAGAGTGAACGCGCGAAGGAGCGCATCAGGGAAAAGTGTCTAGATTACCTGGACCGAGCCGAGCAGCTGAAGATACAcctgaagaagctggagaagaatCCTCCGGCTAAACCAGTCAAAGAGAACCAGTCTGATGACAAAGG GATTGAAAGTGATGACGGGGACAACcaagagaaaaacaagtttcAAAATCAACTCTCAG GTGCCATCGTCATGGAAAAGCCAAACATTAAGTGGGATGATGTAGCTGGACTGGAAGGAGCCAAAGAAGCCTTGACGAAAGCCATCATTCTGCCCATCAAATTCCCTCATCGGTTCACAG GAAAGCGAACTCCTTGGCGGGGCATCCTTCTCTTTGGCCCTCCAGGAACAGGAAAAACCTACCTGGCCAAGGCGGTGGCTACAGAGGCCAACAACTCCAccttcttctccatctcctcctccgacCTCGTGTCCAAGTGGTTGGGGGAAAGTGAAAA GTTGGTGAAGAACCTGTTCTCTTTGGCTCGAGAGCACAAACCATCCATTATTTTCATTGATGACATCGACTCCCTCTGCGGCTCCAGGAGCGAGAACGAGAGCGAGGCCGCGCGCAGAATCAAGACAGAGTTCCTCGTTCAGATGCAGG GTGTTGGAAACGATAATGAGGGAGTCCTGGTTCTGGGAGCCACAAATATACCGTGGACATTGGACTCTGCTATAAGGAGAAG ATTTGAAAAGCGAATCTACATCCCTCTGCCTGAAGAGCATGCTCGCTCCTTCATGTTTAAACTACATCTGGGATCCACACCCAACAACCTGACAGAAGCAGACTTCAACACTCTGGGCCAGAAGACGGAAGGGTACTCTGGGGCTGACATCAGTGTTATCGTCAGGGACGCCCTCATGCAACCTGTCAGGAAGGTCCAGTCCGCCACTCACTTCAAAAAG GTCCAGGGCTCATCATGGAACAGCCCGGATGTTGTGGAGCAAGACCTACTGACTCCGTGCTCGCCGGGAGATCCCAACGCCATAGAGATTATGTGGATGGACGTCCCTGGAGAAAAGCTTTCGATGGCAGTCGTGTGCATG GCGGACATGCTGAGGTCACTCACTACCATCAAGCCGACAGTGAGCGAGCAGGACCTGGATAAGATGAAGAAGTTTACGGAAGATTTTGGTCAAGAAGGCTGTGTAAGATATGACAAAAATAATGCTTcaacagcatattattgtttttgtttgtga